The following proteins come from a genomic window of Meleagris gallopavo isolate NT-WF06-2002-E0010 breed Aviagen turkey brand Nicholas breeding stock chromosome Z, Turkey_5.1, whole genome shotgun sequence:
- the LOC100545042 gene encoding rho guanine nucleotide exchange factor 28-like has translation MPFPEQDSEASTWRTKSRSEEMLQALGTYSSMDSFVMEVEVDSSQWTDISSDAQEFEAESWSLVVDPMFCNKQEKDVAKRQDVIFELMQTEVHHIHTLFIMSEIFRKGMKEELQLDHSTVDRIFPCLDELLEIHRQFFCRMRERRQESCEEGNERNFVISRIGDILVQQFSEENATKMKKIYGEFCSHQKEAVNLFKELQQNKKFQNFIKLRNSNLLARRRGIPECILLVTQRITKYPVLVERILQYTKEGSEEHKDLCRALRLIKDIIAAVDLKVNEYEKRQKLMEILNRTENKTYTKLKSGHIFRKQDLMGKERILLHEGLVYWKTATGRFKDTLALLLTDMLLFLQEKDQKYIFAAVVSILSDL, from the exons ATGCCATTTCCTGAGCAGGACTCTGAGGCTAGCACCTGGAGGACCAAGTCAAGATCTGAAGAGATGTTACAGGCATTAGGGACATATTCTTCAATGGATTCTTTTGTGATGGAAG TTGAGGTGGATTCGTCTCAGTGGACTGACATCAGTTCAGATGCACAGGAGTTTGAGGCTGAATCATGGAGTCTCGTTGTGGATCCGATGTTCTGTAACAAGCAAGAAAAGGATGTTGCCAAAAGGCAGGATGTCATTTTTG AGCTGATGCAAACAGAAGTGCATCACATCCACACCCTCTTCATTATGTCTGAAATATTCAGGAAGGGAATGAAGGAAGAACTACAGCTGGACCACAGCACGGTGGACAGAATATTCCCCTGCTTAGATGAGCTACTGGAGATCCATAGGCAGTTCTTTTGCAGAATGAGGGAGAGACGGCAGGAATCGTGTGAGGAGGGGAATGAGCGTAATTTTGTAATCAGCAGAATCGGAGATATCCTTGTGCAACAG ttttcagaggaaaatgcaactaaaatgaagaaaatatatggAGAATTTTGCAGCCATCAGAAAGAAGCTGTTAATCTCTTCAAAGAGTTgcaacaaaacaagaagttcCAGAATTTTATTAAA CTGAGGAACAGCAATTTGTTGGCACGCCGCCGAGGAATCCCTGAGTGCATTCTGCTTGTCACTCAGCGAATCACCAAATACCCTGTTCTAGTTGAAAGAATATTGCAGTACACAAAAG AAGGATCAGAAGAACATAAAGACCTATGCAGAGCCCTTCGTTTAATTAAGGACATTATTGCAGCAGTAGATTTGAAAGTTAATGAATAtgagaaaaggcaaaaactGATGGAAATTCTCAACcgaactgaaaacaaaacatatacAAAGCTGAAAAGTGGACACATTTTTAGGAAGCAAGACTTGATGGGGAAAGAGAGAATACTTCTTCATGAAGGTTTAGTATACTGGAAAACAGCTACTGGTCGTTTCAAAG aTACCCTAGCTCTGCTTCTAACTGATATGCTGCTGTTCTTACAAGAAAAAGATCAGAAGTACATTTTTGCAGCTGTTGTAAGTATATTATCAGACTTGTGA
- the LOC104914982 gene encoding rho guanine nucleotide exchange factor 28-like — MVSEIITFFRIFFFPAQRHSTLDVFKKLKTPPTFFAAARLSTMLNGSDEVYANCMLVDQAEDLKMNYIRGDGISSEMCLNPTSSVPVAKSSSSHSLEENDKYRCDPNEGNRMSVKNEGNADLRPTVSPSDLHEADSYLPFKTNEFIKEQSQLHAVMKKKRYGTDLILQPELELFMITFYFKE, encoded by the exons ATGGTTTCAGAAATAATTACCTTTTTCcgcattttcttttttccagcacagagaCATTCTACCCTTGATGTTTTCAAGAAGCTGAAAACTCCACCTACTTTCTTTGCTGCAGCTAGACTTTCTACCATGCTGAATGGAAGTGATGAAGTCTATGCAAACTGCATGCTAGTAGACCAG gctgaagatttaaaaatgaactacATTCGTGGAGATGGTATTAGCAGTGAAATGTGTCTGAATCCCACCAGCTCAGTCCCAGTAGCGAAGAGCTCTTCATCTCATTCCCTTGAGGAGAATGACAAGTATAGATGTGATCCAAATGAAGGAAATCGGATGTcagtgaaaaatgaaggaaatgcaGACTTAAGACCTACTGTTTCACCTTCTGATCTGCATGAAGCAGATTCCTACCTTCCATTCAAGACAAATGAGTTTATTAAGGAGCAGAGCCAACTTCATGCtgttatgaaaaagaaaaggtatggAACTGACCTGATATTACAGCCAGAGTTAGAATTATTTATGATAACCTTTTATTTCAAGGAGTGA
- the LOC104914983 gene encoding rho guanine nucleotide exchange factor 28-like, translating into MPFRGTLTGLKDEPGSSLDDLEVNSRSESVSDRSNIPYPLLEHPEVKACSRDGLDPCEMSINRTESLPLPISPQTKECSPSGIRSRSYSCSSPKDSLGRPRIPQYFTVADSGEDGVPMNSGRSLLQALSLSKSVSLLHPCKRAYSLPEHSREKRIQEEEWDKYIVPSKTESEKYKVSRTFSFLMNRMTSTRNKYKTKNKDTKDKEKLNRHNFINGTFSGIMPCMACEKALLGRESLQCSYCNVIVHKNCKECVPVCTKKSQERYHSKNKPQVGIGNLSFGDISQPGILSVHPSSSVPIGLSAGRREALQQSHSLSKSVPGASFER; encoded by the exons atgccattcagagggaccttaACAGGCTTGAAAGATGAGCCCGG TTCAAGTCTCGATGACCTTGAAGTAAACAGCAGAAGTGAAAGCGTTTCGGACAGATCCAATATACCTTACCCTCTTCTTGAACATCCAGAGGTGAAGGCTTGTAGCAGGGATGGATTAGACCCTTGTGAGATGAGCATCAACCGGACAGAATCACTACCCTTGCCTATCAGTCCACAGACCAAG GAATGCTCACCCTCTGGAATTCGGTCACGCTCGTATTCCTGTTCCTCCCCCAAAGATTCATTGGGAAGACCTCGCATTCCTCAGTACTTCACAGTTGCTGATTCAGGTGAAG ATGGTGTTCCCATGAACAGTGGCCGATCCCTCCTTCAGGCTCTCTCACTCTCTAAGTCAGTGTCCCTGCTCCACCCCTGTA AACGAGCATACAGCTTGCCCGAGCACTCCCGAGAGAAAAG GATTCAGGAGGAAGAATGGGATAAGTATATTGTACCTTCAAAAACAGAGTCTGAAAAATACAAAGTGAGCCGGACTTTCAGCTTTCTGATGAATAGAATGACTAGCACACGGAATAAGTACAAG acaaaaaataaagataccAAAGACAAAGAGAAGCTGAACAGACATAATTTTATAAATGGAACCTTCTCTGGAATTATGCCATGTATGGCCTGTGAAAAGGCCCTCCTAGGAAGAGAATCACTGCAGTGCTCTT ATTGCAATGTGATTGTGCATAAGAACTGTAAGGAGTGTGTCCCTGTGTGCACTAAG aaatccCAGGAGAGGTACCATAGCAAAAACAAACCTCAAGTTGGCATAGGAA ATTTGTCATTTGGAGACATTTCACAGCCTGGGATTTTGTCAGTGCATCCTTCTTCCTCTGTACCTATTGGACTATCTGCCGGGAGGAGGGAAGCCTTGCAGCAGTCCCATTCCTTGTCCAAAAGTGTCCCTGGTGCCAGTTTTGAAAGGTAG